The genomic DNA GGCGCGGGTCGCCGGGCACGACCTGGTGCGGGAGGCGGCCGCGGTGCGTCGCCTGATCGGGGTGACCGGGCAGTACGCCTCGGTGGACGGGGACCTCACCGGCCGGCAGAACCTGCGGCTGTTCGCCCGGCTGCACCGGGTGCGGGACGCGGCGGCGCGGGCCGACGAGCTGCTGGACCGCTTCGGCCTGGCCGACGCGGCCGACCGGCCCGCCGCCACCCTGTCCGGCGGCCTGCGGCGCCGTCTCGACCTGGCCGCGAGCCTGGTGCGCCGCCCCGAGGTGCTGTTCCTGGACGAGCCGACGACCGGGCTCGACCCGGCCAGCCGGAACCGCGTCTGGGAGACCGTGCGAGCCCTGAAGGCGGACGGCACCACCGTGCTGCTCACCACGCAGTACCTGGAGGAGGCCGACCGCCTGGCCGACGACATCGCCCTGGTGGACCGGGGCCGGGTCGCACACACCGGGTCGCCGGCCGAACTCAAGGCGCTGGTGGGGGCCTACGCGGAGGCCGTCGTCCCGGACGCGGACGCCCTGGTGCGGGCGGCGGCGGTCCTGGACCGGCTGACCGGCGCCGAACCGGTCCTCGACCACGAGCGGCGCACGGTCGGCGCCGTCAGCACCGATCCGACCCTGACCCTGCCCCGCCTGGTGCGCGAACTCGACGCGGCGGGCGTGCCCCTGGCCGACGCGAGCCTGCGGCCGCCGACCCTCGACGACGTCTTCCTCCGCCTGACCGGCGGCAACGGCAGCGACGCCAGCAACGACAGCAACGACAGCAAGGAGCTGGTGGCATGAGCGCGGTGACGACGGGTCCGCACGGCTCGGCGTACGGTCTGGCGTACGACGGGGCGGCCATGCTGGGCCGCCAGTTGCGGCGGGCCCGGAACAACCCGGGGCTGCTGATCCTCACCCAGACCATGCCGATCACGATGCTGCTGTTCTTCGGCTACGTCTTCGGCAGCGCGCTGGCGATGCCGGGCGAGGAGTACCGGGCCTTCCTGGTGCCGGGGTTGCTGGTCGCCACCGCCGCGAACGGCATCATGACGGGCATGTTCCAGGCGGCCCAGGACACCCACCGAGGGGTGACGGACCGCCTGCGGACGCTGCCGGTGAGCCGGGCCGCCGTGCCCCTCGGGCAGTCGGTCGCCGATGTGCTCGTCACGGCCGCCGGGACGGTGCCGCTGCTGCTCGTCGGGCTCGCGGTGGGCTGGCGGGTGCAGGGCGGGGCGCTCGGCGCGGTGGGCGCGCTCGGGCTGTTGCTGCTGTTCCGGTTCGCGACGACGTGGATCGGGATCTTCCTGGGGCTGCTCACCCGCAACGAGGAGGCCGCCGGTCAACTCGGCGGCGCGACCTTCATCCTTCCGCTGCTGTCCAACGCGTACATCCCGACCGACGGACTGCCGGGCTGGCTGCGCACGGTGGCGGAGTGGAACCCGATCAGCGCGGTCGCCACGGCGCTGCGGGACCTCTTCGGCAACGCGCCCGTGCCGGACGGGGCCGCCTGGCCGGTGACGCATCCCGTCGCCGGGTCGCTGGCGTGGTGCGCGGTACTGCTGGCGGTGTTCGTCCCGCCGGCGGTACGCCGGTACGCGCACGGGGACCGCTGACCGGGCCGGGGTACCGCGTCACCGCCGGTGGGGAGGCGGCGGGGACGGGAAGATGCCGTGCGGGACGAGAACGTGCGAACGCGTGCGGGACGGACGTACGAGGTCGGGTGTACCGGGAGGGCCCGCGCTCGGGGAGCACACCGGGGCGCCGCTGCGTGCCGTGGGGATGACGGACGAGTGCCGCGGCGCCGCGCCGGGAGGTGTGACCGCCGGAGCGCGGGCCTCAGTTGCCGCCGAACAGCGAACGGCGCAGTCGGCGCAGCGGTGCGAACAGCGAGACCCGGCGCACCCTGGCGCCTCGGTTGCTGCGCTTGTGTGCGGGCTCACGCGCGGTCAGCTCGCGCATCAGCGACGTCGCCTCCACGGTCTCCCGCGGCGGGAGGGCGGGCCCTCCGAGTACCGCGAGATGACGGTCGAGGCGCGAGCTGGTCGCGCTGCTTCCGCAGGTGATCGCAGGGACCCTTGCCCTGCTGCGCACTGTTATCTGTTCCATGTCACTCCCCACCCGTACGAGTCCACCCGGCCCGGGCAGGGTAACCCTATCGCCCCGGTACGGCATGCGTGTATCGCGGTCACAGGATTCACCTTCCCCGTAAGGGGGTTGACGATTACTCTCCGAATCCGACAGATTCCAGGGCGAGTTGGACGTCCGGCTCACTCGTCGGCAGGTCCGAGCCCCCGTCGGGTTCCACCGTCACCGCGAGTGACGTAGCGGAGCGGCTCAGGCCGGAGGCGATCAGGGGCGTGTCGCCGTCGAAGAGCCCGAGGGAGCGTGGCTCGGCGCCGGGGCGCATCAGCCACAGTTGGCGCACGCGGTCGCCCGGCGGCTCGCCGTACCCGCTGAGGGTCACCACCGCGCGCCCCCTGGACGCGGAGGCGACCACCGCGACACCGCGGCCGCGTGCGTCCGCACCGCGCGCCGCCCGGGCGTCCGGGGCGGCCAGAACGTGGGCGATCTCACGTGCCCGGTCCCGTGCGGTGTCCAGCTCGTCCCGGGTCCGGTCGGCCCGCACCGCGAAGAGCGAGGCGACCACGAGCGCCGCGGCGGCCGTCACCGTGGCGAACGGCACGAGCAGGGGGCGCGGCCGGACGTGCCCGACCGGCCGCCGCCCGACCGGCCGCCGCCCGACCGGCCGCCGCCCGACCGGCCGCCGCTGGACCGGTCCGCGCGCGGGCGCGGGCTCCTGCGCGATGGTGCGTACGGCGGTCAGGACCCGCTCGCGCAGGGCGGGCGGCGCGGGGGTGGCCGTGGAACGGGCCAGCCGGGCGGCGTCCTCGGACAGCGCCCGCACCTCGGCGGCGCAGCGGGCGCAGCCCTCCAGGTGCCGTTCGAAGCGGACCCGTTCGGCGCCCTCCAGGGCGTCCAGGGCGTAGGGGGCGGCGAGCGAGTGGCCGAAGAGGCTCATGCGACGCCTCCCAGGCACTCGCGCAGGCGGCCCAGTCCGTCGCGCATCCGGGTCTTCACCGTGCCCAGCGGGAGGGAGAGGCGCTCGGCCACCTCCCGGTAGGTGTAGCCGTCGTAGTAGGCGAGGGTGACCGACTGGCGCTGCAGGGCGGTCAGGCGGTCCAGGCAGCGCCGCACCCACTCGCGTTCGAGTCCCGCCTCGACCTCCTCCGCCACCTGGTCGAAGGCGGGGTGGTGGGAGCGGCGGGCCTCGCGCCGGTCGCGTTCGCCGGCGGCGCGGGCGCTGCGCACCCGGTCGACGGCGCGGCGGTGGGCGACGGTGAGGATCCACGACAGGGCGCTTCCCCGGCGGGGGTCGAAGCGCGCCGCCGACCGCCACAGTTCGAGCAGTACCTCCTGCGCCACCTCCTCCGACTGGGCGGGGTCGCGCACCACGCGCCGCACGAGTCCGAACACCGGCCCCGACACCAGCCCGTACAGCTCCTCGAAGGCCTTCTGGTCGCCGTCCGCCACCAGCACCAGCAGCTCGTCCGCCGCCACCCGGTCCCCCTCCACCCCGTCCTCCTCTCCGCGGACCGCTCCCGGCCCGTCGACGTGACCGCCGGGCGCGCGGTCGCACGCCCTCCGCAGGGGTTACGGATGCGCGGCCCGAAATCGACAGTCTCCGGGGCGGGTTCGGCGCCGTGGGGGTCGCGTCCGCACCGGGTTGGTCTACTTTGTGAAGGGTCCGCGCGCGACGTCATAGGGGGCGCCCGTGTCCGGAGAACCCGACGGCGAGCGTGTGATCGCCGGTCGCTACCGGCTCCTGTCGCCGCTCGGCGAGGGCGGCATGGGCACCGTGTGGCGCGCCCGCGACGAGGTGCTGCGCCGCGAGGTCGCCGTCAAGGAGGTGCGTGCCCCCGCCGGGCTGCCGCAGGCCGACGTCGGTCGGATGTACGCCCGGCTGGAGCGCGAGGCGTGGGCCGCCGCCCGGATCTCCCACCCCAACGTGGTCACGGTGTACGACGTGGCCACCGACGGCGGTCGGCCCTGGATCGTGATGGAGCTGGTCCGCGGGCTGTCCCTGGCCGACCTGCTGGACGCCGAGGGCCCGTTGGAGCCCCGCCGGGCGGGGCTGATCGGCGCCGAGGTGCTGGCCGCGCTGCGGGCCGCGCACGCCGCGGGGGTGCTGCACCGGGACGTGAAGCCGGCCAACGTGCT from Streptomyces sp. CB09001 includes the following:
- a CDS encoding ATP-binding cassette domain-containing protein, which encodes MTTTYAVLSEGLEKRFGAVRALRGLDLAVAEGTVCGLLGPNGAGKTTAVRLLTTLLRPDAGSARVAGHDLVREAAAVRRLIGVTGQYASVDGDLTGRQNLRLFARLHRVRDAAARADELLDRFGLADAADRPAATLSGGLRRRLDLAASLVRRPEVLFLDEPTTGLDPASRNRVWETVRALKADGTTVLLTTQYLEEADRLADDIALVDRGRVAHTGSPAELKALVGAYAEAVVPDADALVRAAAVLDRLTGAEPVLDHERRTVGAVSTDPTLTLPRLVRELDAAGVPLADASLRPPTLDDVFLRLTGGNGSDASNDSNDSKELVA
- a CDS encoding ABC transporter permease, which encodes MSAVTTGPHGSAYGLAYDGAAMLGRQLRRARNNPGLLILTQTMPITMLLFFGYVFGSALAMPGEEYRAFLVPGLLVATAANGIMTGMFQAAQDTHRGVTDRLRTLPVSRAAVPLGQSVADVLVTAAGTVPLLLVGLAVGWRVQGGALGAVGALGLLLLFRFATTWIGIFLGLLTRNEEAAGQLGGATFILPLLSNAYIPTDGLPGWLRTVAEWNPISAVATALRDLFGNAPVPDGAAWPVTHPVAGSLAWCAVLLAVFVPPAVRRYAHGDR
- a CDS encoding anti-sigma factor yields the protein MSLFGHSLAAPYALDALEGAERVRFERHLEGCARCAAEVRALSEDAARLARSTATPAPPALRERVLTAVRTIAQEPAPARGPVQRRPVGRRPVGRRPVGRRPVGHVRPRPLLVPFATVTAAAALVVASLFAVRADRTRDELDTARDRAREIAHVLAAPDARAARGADARGRGVAVVASASRGRAVVTLSGYGEPPGDRVRQLWLMRPGAEPRSLGLFDGDTPLIASGLSRSATSLAVTVEPDGGSDLPTSEPDVQLALESVGFGE
- a CDS encoding sigma-70 family RNA polymerase sigma factor, with translation MAADELLVLVADGDQKAFEELYGLVSGPVFGLVRRVVRDPAQSEEVAQEVLLELWRSAARFDPRRGSALSWILTVAHRRAVDRVRSARAAGERDRREARRSHHPAFDQVAEEVEAGLEREWVRRCLDRLTALQRQSVTLAYYDGYTYREVAERLSLPLGTVKTRMRDGLGRLRECLGGVA